The following DNA comes from Thermodesulfobacteriota bacterium.
GATGATGGCCGCGGCGGTTGCTTCCGGATCAGGACAGGCGAAACGGCCGTCAGGCCGGTCGTAAGCGATTTCCGGCACCACCGCCGTTGGCGCTGGCGCGCCGCCTTCGGGAGGTTTTTCGCCGGAGAAAATCAGGAAGCGGTTGCGGTCCCGGGTCGCCCGCACATGCTGCCCGATAACGGTCGTCACCCCGCCCATTTTCAGGTGATAATGAATGATGCCGATATTCATCAAAATGACGAAAGAACGATATTATGAAAAACGATCAATGCATGACAGACAGAAAGAAAGAGAATCAAGAATCACCCGCGCGAGAGAGGAATACGCCGCGTGTCATGACAAATGAACAGTGATGGTTAGTGAATATACCAATCCGCCGCTAAAGACAAGCGGTTTTTTATTTCTGTCACCCGGGAAGGGCGGCGTCAGATCGGGAGCGACATCTTGGCGATCTGGGTGCGGCTGGTCTGGAACATGCCGCGGGTCAGCGAGGCCATGTTGTCCGTCAGGCCGTCAAAGGGCTCCGGCTCGTAGTAATCGAAATAATCACCGGCCCGCTCCGTCGGTTCTTTTACAGGATTTTCCGACGCAAAGAGGCTGTCGGTATACAGGCATTTACGGGTCAGGATGAGCCAGGGTTTGTCCGGGTTGGTCCGGTCGACCACCAGCAGCGAAAGGCAAAGCGGCGAGTACTGGGGGTTGTTGACGATGCGGACTTCCGCGTCGCCGAAGTGAAATACCATCCCGGCCCGCGCCTTTTTGCCGTGATGCCGCTCCCGGCCTTCCAGGAAGTACACGGGTGCTCCGGTCAGTTCGGCCAGCTTCTCCTGGCCGCTTTTATGCCTGACGTGACCGGGCGTTTCGAAAATCGCGGTAATCCGCAGATCGTGCGCGGCGGCTGAATCAATATATTCACGAATATCTTTTTTGGGATTGACCACACAGGCTTTTTTCTCCCTGGGGCACCCGATGACGTAGGACAGGGCTCCGGAATCATCCATCATGATCTGCTTGAAAAACATGCCCGCCTCCTTTTCTCCAGAGGTCTGGATCCATGGACCCGGTCCTTTTCGCCCCTGGCAAAGCGCCGTCCCGGTTGTGAGTACGGTAAATTGTTTTTGGACGGCTGATATGCCTATATTCAAGAATTATGCCATCAATATGGAAATTATTTATTTAATATAACCTGTTGATATATATATAGTTCTAAAACCAAAAGCGGATCGGGCGCAAGCGCCGGTTGTTTGCCATGGCGCAATCGGGTTACGGGTTTGTGCCTTGATTTGCAAGGGCAGCGGGTAAACGAACAAAGGGATACCTTTTAATCTCAAAAAAACAGCATGTTAAATCCATGATTGACAATGCGCCCGCCGCTGTATAGGTTGACAAAAATGGGAATCCGGCTGCCAAATATTGCCAGCCGGACCATTTCCCTGTTTTGGTTCATCCACGAACCCTTTGAGTTCAGGGCTTTTGAATACTTGAACCTGTATTCCCCCCAAAACCGGGATAGTTTTTTTGATGCGATCGTAAAAACGACCTTTTTACGAGGATGTCATTTTTTGAAAGTAATGTTTTTATGAATGGGATGGCCGTCCTGATTCTCTGTGCCGTTCTGCTTCACGCCCTGATCGAGTGGATGGCGGACCGCTTGAACCTGTCGTTCCTTTCGCCCGCTCTTCCGGATGGTTTCAGGGACGTGTATGACGCGGACCAGTATGCCCGGTCCCAGCGCTACCTGCGCCAGCGGACTTTTCTGGGGCGGCTGTCGACCCTGGTCGAGCTGACGGCTTTTCTGGCCTTCTGGTTCTGGGGCGGATTCGGATGGCTGGATGAACAGGTGCGGGCCCTGGGATGGTCACCGGTCGGGTCCGGGCTGGTTTATATCGGGCTCCTGGCCGGGGCCGGAAGCCTGATGGGACTGCCCTTTTCCTGGTACGGAACGTTCGTGATCGAAGCCCGGTTCGGCTTTAACCGCACCACGCCGCGGCTGTTTATCGTTGACCGGCTGAAGGCCCTGGCCCTGGCCCTGGTCCTGGGCGCTCCGCTGCTGGCCGGGATCCTGGCGTTTTTTGAATATGCCGGGCCGCGGGCCTGGCTGTGGTGCTGGCTGACGGTGTCGGCGGTCCTGTTGATACTGCAGGTGATCGTGCCGGCCTGGATCATGCCCCTGTTCAACCGCTTTTCCCCCCTGGACGACGGTGAGTTGAAGGAGGCGGTCATGGATCTGGCCCGCCGGAACCGCTTTCCGCTGGCCAATGTCTTTGTCATGGACGGCTCCAGGCGTAGCGCCAAGTCAAACGCTTTTTTCGCCGGCATCGGCGCGAAAAAACGACTGGTTCTCTTTGATACCCTTATCCGTCAGCACCCGCCCGAAGAGATCGTCGCCATTGTCGCCCATGAAATCGGCCATTGCAAAAAGCGCCATCTGCCGGTGATGACCGCCGTGTCCATCCTGCAGACGGGACTGATGCTGTATCTATTGTCCTGGTTTATTTCCTGGCCGCCGCTGTTTGAGGCGTTTTTTGTGGAGCGGCCGTCGGTTTACGCCGGTCTGGTGCTTTTCAGCCTGCTTTACGGGGTCATTGATTTCTTCGCCGGCCTGGTCATGCTTCATGTTTCCCGGCGTCACGAGTATGCCGCCGACCGGTTCGCCGCCGAAGCCACCGGCCGCCCGGAAGTCATGACGGCGGCCTTGAAGCGGCTCAGCCGGGACAACCTGTCCAATCTGACGCCGCACCCGTTTTACGTTTTTCTGCACTATTCCCATCCGCCCGTCGCCGACCGGATCAGGGCACTGCTTCAGGCATAGCGGGTGGGATCGGGGACCCCCGCTTCCCGGAAGCCTTTCTCGCGGATGCGGCAGCTGTCGCACCGGCCGCAGGCCAGTCCTTCCGGGGTCGGGTCATAGCAGCTGACGGTAATCGAGTAGTCGACGCCCAGCGAGATTCCGGTGCGGATGATTTCCGCCTTGGTCATGCGGATCAGGGGCGTGCGGATGGAGACTTTCCCGCCGCCGGTAACGGCCGCCCGGGTGGCCAGAGCGGCCATTTTTTCAAAGGCCGCGATAAACGGGGGACGGCAGTCCGGGTAGCCGCTGTAGTCGACGGCGTTGACGCCGATGAAGATGTCGCCGGCGCCGACCACCTCGGCCCAGGCCAGGCCGCAGGAGAGGAAAATGGTGTTGCGCGCCGGTACATAGGTCACGGGGATTTCGTCCGGACCGGTGTTTCCGGATTTGGGCACGTCGATGGCGGCCGTCAGGGCCGAACCGCCGATTTTATCCAGACCGATGTCCAGGACCAGGTGCTCCCGGACGGCCATCATCCGGGCCACCGCCCGCGCCGCCGCCAGTTCCGCCCGGTGGCGCTGACCGTAATCGAAGCTGAGGCTGTACAGGTCGTATCCCCGGGACGCCGCCACGGCCATGGCGGTGGTGGAGTCGATGCCGCCGCTGGACAGGATAACCGCTTTTTTAGGCGTGGCGCTCATTTTCCCCGCTCTCCCTTCCAGATGATCCGGTGCAGTTGTACTTGCAGCCTCACCTCCAGATGATCCGTGAGGATCCAATCCGCCAGGGTAGCGGCGGAGAGAACATCTCCGACCGGAGAAAAAAGAATATTGCCCGGAGGCATATCGCGGATGTCCCGGGAAAACGCGCTGGCGAAAAGATAGTCGGTCCGGTCGGCGATGACGAATTTCACCTGGTCCCGGGCGGTGAGCTGCTCCAGAATGTCCGGCCGGTGCCGGCCGCTTTCGCCGCTGGCCGGGCACTTGATATCCACGATTTTCACGCATTCCGCCGGCAGGTCGCGCAGGTCGCGGGTGCCGTTGGTCTCCACCAGCACCTGATGCCCCGCCCGGATCAATTCCCGGGCCAGTTCCGGGGTTCGGTCCTGAAGCAGGGGCTCTCCGCCGGTAATTTCCACCAGCGGGCAGCCGTAGGCGGCTACCTGATCCATGACGCCGGCCAGGGGCATGTCCCGGCCTTCGTCATAGGCGTAACGGGTATCGCACCAGGCGCAACGCAGATTGCAGCCGGTCAGGCGGACAAAGACACAGGGCCGGCCGGCATCAAGGGATTCGCCCTGGATGCTGTAAAATATTTCGTTGACGTTCAGGGTCATGACGGGGTCTTTCCCGACGGTTCAAACAGGGGGCAGGGGCCGTCTTCGGGATGGAAAACCGTTTCGGCCGCC
Coding sequences within:
- a CDS encoding M48 family metallopeptidase, with the protein product MNGMAVLILCAVLLHALIEWMADRLNLSFLSPALPDGFRDVYDADQYARSQRYLRQRTFLGRLSTLVELTAFLAFWFWGGFGWLDEQVRALGWSPVGSGLVYIGLLAGAGSLMGLPFSWYGTFVIEARFGFNRTTPRLFIVDRLKALALALVLGAPLLAGILAFFEYAGPRAWLWCWLTVSAVLLILQVIVPAWIMPLFNRFSPLDDGELKEAVMDLARRNRFPLANVFVMDGSRRSAKSNAFFAGIGAKKRLVLFDTLIRQHPPEEIVAIVAHEIGHCKKRHLPVMTAVSILQTGLMLYLLSWFISWPPLFEAFFVERPSVYAGLVLFSLLYGVIDFFAGLVMLHVSRRHEYAADRFAAEATGRPEVMTAALKRLSRDNLSNLTPHPFYVFLHYSHPPVADRIRALLQA
- the queC gene encoding 7-cyano-7-deazaguanine synthase QueC, whose product is MSATPKKAVILSSGGIDSTTAMAVAASRGYDLYSLSFDYGQRHRAELAAARAVARMMAVREHLVLDIGLDKIGGSALTAAIDVPKSGNTGPDEIPVTYVPARNTIFLSCGLAWAEVVGAGDIFIGVNAVDYSGYPDCRPPFIAAFEKMAALATRAAVTGGGKVSIRTPLIRMTKAEIIRTGISLGVDYSITVSCYDPTPEGLACGRCDSCRIREKGFREAGVPDPTRYA
- a CDS encoding radical SAM protein; this encodes MTLNVNEIFYSIQGESLDAGRPCVFVRLTGCNLRCAWCDTRYAYDEGRDMPLAGVMDQVAAYGCPLVEITGGEPLLQDRTPELARELIRAGHQVLVETNGTRDLRDLPAECVKIVDIKCPASGESGRHRPDILEQLTARDQVKFVIADRTDYLFASAFSRDIRDMPPGNILFSPVGDVLSAATLADWILTDHLEVRLQVQLHRIIWKGERGK